Proteins from one bacterium genomic window:
- a CDS encoding DUF2188 domain-containing protein has product SRNQGTELRIHNLDGKIANTDSHGKDLCPPKDKK; this is encoded by the coding sequence TCAGCAGAAATCAAGGAACTGAATTAAGAATACATAATTTGGATGGTAAAATTGCCAATACCGATAGCCATGGGAAAGATCTATGTCCTCCAAAGGATAAAAAATGA